From a region of the Pseudanabaena sp. FACHB-2040 genome:
- a CDS encoding transposase, with protein sequence MEYRRYYQPGGSYFFTVVTEHRQPLLIEHIDRLRAAFRYGMERYPFVIEGIVILPDHLHTLWRLPDGDDDFSIRWMVIKRKFSTGLGAGAVNASKQKKREKGIWQRRFWEHYIRDDEDWRCHLDYIHYNPVKHGYCLTPADWPYSSFKRSVKQGLYEEDWGASLLPALSHADMELD encoded by the coding sequence ATGGAATACCGTCGCTATTACCAACCTGGGGGCTCGTACTTCTTCACGGTGGTTACTGAACACAGGCAACCTCTGCTGATTGAGCATATTGACCGTCTGCGGGCAGCTTTTCGTTATGGTATGGAGCGATATCCTTTTGTCATTGAAGGAATCGTAATTTTACCTGACCATTTACATACGCTATGGCGTCTACCGGATGGAGATGATGACTTTTCTATTCGGTGGATGGTGATTAAGCGCAAGTTCTCGACGGGGCTTGGAGCGGGTGCTGTCAATGCTTCAAAGCAGAAAAAGCGGGAGAAGGGCATTTGGCAGCGTCGCTTTTGGGAGCATTACATTCGTGATGATGAGGATTGGCGTTGCCACCTGGATTATATTCACTACAATCCGGTTAAGCATGGGTATTGTTTGACGCCTGCTGATTGGCCTTATAGCTCTTTTAAGCGATCAGTTAAGCAGGGCTTGTATGAGGAGGATTGGGGGGCAAGCTTATTACCTGCTCTTTCTCATGCAGATATGGAGTTAGATTAA
- a CDS encoding TIGR02391 family protein translates to MQFSTLTEKQKNTLIWIVERVRAGALQEERITWVLFSGESCHIQGYGGSIPKIRSSTLDALIEHELLVCSLRSYVQYDLALNYLSYQAVDTNFGNLELLSSSRLVPPKLMEHLDPELWERIRFAISAGDDPTAWDQAIRQATTVLEERLRRLGNIDAINPTSTGDKIVNKLFEKDGPWGKQLNGKHQAYRDLYAGMIGVFRNSYAHRFMDPSPEEGAAIMLFIDLLLKKLDELTEAKEE, encoded by the coding sequence ATGCAATTCAGCACTCTAACTGAAAAACAGAAGAATACTCTCATATGGATTGTAGAGAGAGTTCGCGCTGGAGCACTTCAAGAAGAGAGAATTACATGGGTTTTGTTTTCAGGAGAGTCCTGCCATATCCAGGGCTATGGAGGATCAATTCCTAAAATAAGATCCTCTACTCTGGATGCGTTGATAGAGCATGAGCTGCTGGTTTGTAGTCTCCGTAGTTATGTGCAATATGACTTGGCCTTGAACTATCTCTCCTACCAAGCTGTAGATACTAATTTTGGTAATCTTGAGTTGCTTAGTTCGTCTCGTTTAGTACCGCCTAAGTTGATGGAACACTTAGACCCAGAGCTGTGGGAGAGAATCCGCTTCGCTATTAGCGCTGGGGATGACCCTACAGCATGGGATCAGGCAATACGCCAAGCCACAACTGTTTTAGAAGAGAGGTTACGTAGATTAGGCAATATTGATGCCATTAACCCTACTTCTACTGGCGACAAGATTGTGAACAAGCTTTTTGAGAAGGATGGGCCTTGGGGCAAACAGCTAAACGGTAAACATCAAGCATATCGGGATTTATATGCAGGTATGATTGGCGTCTTTCGTAATTCTTATGCTCATCGATTCATGGACCCATCACCTGAAGAGGGTGCAGCAATTATGCTCTTCATCGACCTGCTTCTCAAGAAGCTAGATGAACTGACAGAGGCTAAGGAAGAATAA
- a CDS encoding baseplate J/gp47 family protein, with amino-acid sequence MADINTESIGVYIPALDDRSEETLYLQAQNVVATRSQGQINDFSDSGPIGVLLRAQAFSGAELLYRANKMPVALVLKFLEVTGTARLLGQKAQVTITFTLTAPRSSAYTVPAGFQITNNTGEYSFYTDSLLTIPAGASSGTVTATAAAEGPTYNLPAYTINQITQPLAFLAGVINTEPAQGGAAAESIESAIARGLAVLRRRNLVSALDFREAAEAVMGSGSRAKAIGLLGSDKVTRQPGAVHVFCLDATGEPANQAVLGSVFNNLSQTLMLGTSLYTSPMELLEVDAEVIAKLQPEADPTVVAEAIWEAYQAYLTPAAYEPGQTLLIQELRHALRFVGGLKFIDELRLNSGFLDIPMPNAYTLPVAYSLSMSLVDENGNITQLLRGAGEPSDFDPQA; translated from the coding sequence ATGGCTGATATCAATACAGAGAGCATTGGGGTCTACATCCCAGCTCTAGATGACAGGTCAGAGGAGACCCTGTATCTCCAGGCCCAGAACGTGGTTGCCACCCGTTCACAAGGGCAAATCAACGACTTCAGTGATAGTGGGCCGATCGGAGTTCTACTAAGGGCACAAGCCTTCAGCGGGGCGGAACTGCTCTACCGGGCTAATAAAATGCCCGTGGCCCTGGTGCTTAAGTTCCTAGAGGTTACGGGTACGGCCCGCCTGTTGGGGCAGAAGGCACAGGTCACAATCACATTCACTCTCACAGCACCTAGAAGTTCGGCCTACACAGTCCCGGCTGGATTTCAGATCACAAACAACACAGGTGAATACTCCTTCTACACAGATTCCCTACTAACTATCCCTGCGGGTGCGTCGTCGGGTACTGTCACTGCCACAGCCGCTGCTGAGGGGCCGACCTATAATCTCCCTGCCTACACGATTAATCAAATAACTCAGCCCCTGGCATTCCTAGCTGGAGTGATTAACACAGAACCAGCACAGGGCGGCGCGGCTGCTGAATCAATAGAAAGTGCGATCGCACGCGGGCTGGCTGTACTCAGACGTAGAAATCTGGTCTCCGCTCTGGATTTTAGAGAAGCAGCTGAGGCAGTTATGGGCAGCGGCAGTCGGGCTAAAGCTATCGGCCTGCTGGGTTCGGATAAGGTCACCAGACAACCCGGTGCTGTCCATGTGTTTTGCCTAGATGCTACTGGTGAACCCGCTAACCAAGCTGTTTTGGGCTCTGTATTTAACAACCTGTCGCAAACGCTGATGCTGGGTACCTCCTTGTACACCAGCCCTATGGAACTGCTGGAAGTAGACGCTGAAGTAATTGCTAAGCTGCAGCCCGAGGCAGACCCTACTGTGGTAGCTGAAGCAATTTGGGAAGCTTACCAGGCATATCTCACCCCCGCTGCCTACGAACCCGGCCAAACGCTCTTGATACAGGAACTGCGCCACGCATTGAGGTTTGTGGGCGGGCTGAAGTTTATCGATGAGCTGAGGCTAAATAGCGGCTTCCTCGATATCCCGATGCCAAATGCCTATACCCTGCCTGTGGCATACAGCCTGAGTATGTCGCTGGTCGATGAGAACGGCAACATTACCCAGCTGCTCAGAGGCGCGGGTGAACCCTCTGACTTTGACCCCCAGGCTTAG
- a CDS encoding peptidoglycan DD-metalloendopeptidase family protein, whose protein sequence is MTRLLAPYARVTIGGDTFTWGDGYVKSVEVTLGEGQNSSSCRLAIYDPGRKFADKYFAYIEEIQGLEPLRVPQSQTRSTGTTGTSTGAQGTSTGDLNANMKAVLDLIAWAEGANYNTLFGGSTFSSFADHPRRVIRRSGFSSSAAGRYQALETTWDEVKNQLNLPDFTPQSQDRFAIKRIEFRGATADVANANWPALLDKISWEWASLPTSTGSFRYSGQGTKTPQQCYDFLNARLGSYDPGKEEQQAATDSVQTTTAVTPEQQASRQKALAGSQITVELGFNGKLLVAYSFLHTSLEYSMYDHDTLVFGGQAAVWVLTQRKRNTAYTNVTFKQVAEKICAAYGLTLDMPNDGPKYEYFPQRGQTDYEALLIEARRIGYRVKCRGNTLSIKPREAGKDAFTLEFGDNLGLSFTVKHQAQSDSSGGARSSEPSQQTSTGQRKVILDPDTGEQKVIQPESPVGAGQGPEQSTTGASTVALAPRTDGATTEADAARRESELRIKGIIADWQAPTTPELLLLDPDSLLRTVGVTKTLDRVWVIDTITHQLDVSSGFSSSGTCYTPLKNKYPQPPPQAPTAATAGTAEGAPPPPLNANGFIRPCSGVVTSRFRTARRPNHQGIDIADRAGTPIYASADGVASGVVTSCPGLTAQDSCGGGYGNRAYINHADGFQTRYAHLATVSVSNGQQVKQGQLLGTMGNSGASRGVHLHYEIRKGGTAQNPENYIKF, encoded by the coding sequence ATGACTCGACTTCTAGCTCCATATGCCAGGGTCACGATCGGCGGCGACACATTTACCTGGGGTGATGGCTATGTCAAAAGCGTCGAGGTCACCCTAGGTGAGGGGCAGAATAGCTCTAGCTGCCGTCTGGCTATCTACGATCCAGGTCGTAAGTTCGCAGATAAGTACTTTGCCTACATCGAGGAGATACAGGGTCTAGAGCCTCTAAGGGTACCCCAGAGCCAGACACGCTCTACAGGTACAACTGGTACGTCCACAGGCGCACAGGGCACGTCTACGGGTGACCTGAATGCCAACATGAAGGCAGTTTTAGACTTAATCGCATGGGCCGAAGGGGCTAACTACAACACATTATTCGGCGGCAGCACCTTCAGCAGTTTTGCTGACCACCCTCGGCGTGTGATTCGTAGGAGTGGGTTCAGTTCATCCGCTGCTGGTCGTTACCAGGCTCTAGAGACCACCTGGGATGAGGTCAAAAATCAACTTAACCTCCCCGACTTCACACCCCAGAGCCAAGACCGCTTTGCTATCAAGCGTATTGAGTTTAGAGGCGCGACGGCAGATGTAGCCAACGCCAACTGGCCCGCCCTACTGGACAAAATCTCATGGGAATGGGCATCACTCCCCACCTCCACAGGGAGCTTCAGATACTCAGGTCAGGGCACCAAAACACCTCAGCAGTGTTATGACTTCCTAAATGCTCGTCTAGGCTCCTACGACCCAGGTAAAGAAGAGCAGCAGGCAGCAACCGACTCTGTTCAAACCACAACAGCTGTGACTCCAGAGCAGCAAGCCTCCCGGCAGAAAGCACTAGCAGGGTCACAAATCACAGTAGAGCTGGGATTCAACGGGAAGCTGCTGGTGGCCTACTCTTTCCTACACACTAGCCTTGAGTACTCTATGTACGACCACGACACTCTGGTGTTTGGGGGCCAAGCTGCAGTGTGGGTTCTGACGCAACGGAAGCGTAATACAGCCTATACCAACGTCACATTCAAACAGGTCGCTGAGAAGATATGTGCCGCTTACGGTCTAACTCTGGATATGCCCAACGACGGGCCTAAGTACGAGTACTTTCCCCAGCGCGGCCAGACGGACTATGAGGCTCTGTTGATCGAGGCACGGCGTATCGGCTACAGGGTCAAGTGCCGGGGCAACACACTATCTATCAAGCCTAGAGAGGCGGGTAAAGATGCTTTTACCCTTGAGTTTGGCGATAATCTCGGTCTCTCGTTTACGGTTAAGCACCAAGCCCAGTCGGATTCCAGCGGTGGTGCCCGTAGTAGCGAACCATCGCAGCAAACCTCAACAGGACAGAGAAAGGTAATACTCGACCCCGACACTGGGGAGCAGAAAGTTATTCAGCCTGAGAGTCCAGTGGGTGCGGGGCAGGGGCCTGAACAGTCCACAACCGGGGCGTCCACAGTGGCTCTAGCTCCTCGCACTGATGGAGCTACTACTGAGGCGGACGCTGCTAGACGGGAGAGCGAACTACGAATTAAGGGCATTATCGCGGACTGGCAAGCCCCGACTACCCCCGAGCTGCTGCTTCTAGACCCAGATAGTTTGCTGCGGACTGTGGGGGTCACCAAGACACTCGATCGGGTGTGGGTAATTGACACAATCACTCATCAGCTCGATGTAAGCAGCGGGTTTAGCAGCAGCGGCACCTGCTACACACCGTTAAAGAATAAGTACCCTCAGCCACCTCCGCAGGCCCCTACTGCGGCTACTGCTGGCACTGCCGAAGGTGCACCTCCGCCACCGCTGAATGCCAATGGGTTTATTCGACCCTGTAGCGGAGTAGTGACCAGCCGGTTTAGAACTGCAAGACGACCTAACCACCAGGGGATCGACATCGCAGATAGAGCTGGGACACCTATTTATGCTTCAGCTGACGGAGTTGCCTCTGGTGTGGTGACAAGCTGCCCCGGCCTAACAGCCCAGGATAGCTGCGGGGGCGGATACGGGAATCGTGCCTATATCAACCATGCCGATGGCTTTCAAACCCGGTACGCTCACTTGGCTACGGTGTCGGTGTCGAATGGTCAGCAGGTGAAGCAAGGTCAGCTGCTTGGAACTATGGGAAATTCAGGCGCGAGTCGAGGTGTACACCTCCATTACGAGATTCGGAAGGGTGGAACGGCTCAAAACCCTGAAAACTACATCAAGTTCTAA
- a CDS encoding LysM peptidoglycan-binding domain-containing protein — protein sequence MSTQPLNRQYTLSSGDSLDLIAHQLLGDQSNWRELADINDIDIFEQLPIGQSIQIPTQEQVGELVAQAQAQIQQTVTSTLESVTQQLNLSGIKQPEAAGEYNLISWIL from the coding sequence ATGAGCACTCAGCCCCTAAACCGGCAATACACCTTGTCATCTGGTGACAGCCTAGACCTGATAGCCCACCAGCTGCTGGGTGACCAATCAAACTGGCGTGAACTGGCCGATATCAACGACATAGATATCTTTGAGCAGCTGCCTATCGGCCAGTCAATTCAGATCCCCACGCAGGAACAGGTAGGTGAGCTGGTAGCCCAAGCCCAGGCTCAAATCCAGCAGACCGTTACTTCTACCTTGGAGAGCGTGACGCAACAGCTGAACCTTTCAGGGATTAAACAACCAGAGGCTGCGGGCGAGTACAACCTCATCTCTTGGATTCTCTAA
- a CDS encoding AAA family ATPase — MVTPKTEVSVRIYKIELSNFRSFSEAEIKLSSRINLFIGPNNSGKSTLLKSIAWIQQGFPVSIDDIRLSKQEAHLIIELEDVTKDYFSQSVNSNETIQITLNKPGNIRILATHKDARNPANKKITFDNTTTSTSYSYSIRSQEPDNFIYPYFSRRKTSHYDETINLSSASSITGNFQYLYSKIDRISNSQLPANREYVEACQEILGFQITAVPSTNGKRGVYVVNNFEHVPLDKMGEGIANIVGLVVDLCVAENQLFLIEEPENDVHPKALKKLLKLIVEKSKTNQFIITTHSNIVVKHLGGQLQSKLFRVTMNFENRIPTSVVEAVNDSPESRLQILEELGYDFFDFDIWSAWLFLEESTAEKIIREYLIPWFAQELVGRLRTFSARSLSEIESKFDSFNKLFVFLHLQPLYRNLAWVIVDGGAQEKGLIEKLRATYQAGGWNQDNFLQFCEHDFEKYYPQQFQSEVDKILEMPNGRDKQACKAKLLGKVESWIKQQSSEARKAFEGSASEVIQILKEIEHTVVSSKGN; from the coding sequence TTGGTAACGCCTAAAACTGAAGTAAGCGTGCGAATTTATAAAATTGAGTTAAGCAATTTTAGAAGTTTTTCAGAAGCAGAAATCAAACTATCTTCAAGAATCAATTTGTTTATTGGCCCAAACAACTCCGGAAAATCAACCTTGCTCAAATCAATAGCTTGGATTCAGCAAGGTTTCCCAGTGTCAATAGACGATATTCGGCTCTCTAAACAGGAAGCTCATTTAATAATAGAGTTAGAAGACGTAACCAAAGACTATTTTAGTCAAAGTGTCAACAGCAACGAGACTATTCAAATCACCTTAAATAAGCCTGGCAACATTAGAATACTAGCAACTCATAAAGATGCAAGGAATCCTGCCAACAAAAAAATAACATTTGATAATACTACTACTTCGACTTCTTACTCATATTCTATTCGAAGTCAAGAACCAGACAATTTCATTTATCCATATTTCTCAAGAAGAAAGACTAGCCATTACGATGAGACGATAAACCTCTCAAGTGCTTCTTCAATAACTGGAAACTTTCAATATTTGTATTCAAAAATTGATCGAATTTCCAATTCACAGTTACCTGCGAATAGAGAATACGTTGAAGCATGTCAAGAGATACTAGGATTTCAAATCACGGCAGTTCCTTCTACAAATGGGAAAAGAGGCGTCTATGTGGTGAATAATTTTGAACATGTACCTCTAGATAAAATGGGAGAAGGCATTGCAAATATAGTTGGCTTGGTAGTTGACTTATGTGTGGCTGAAAATCAACTATTTCTAATAGAAGAGCCGGAAAATGACGTTCATCCAAAAGCTCTTAAAAAACTTCTCAAATTAATTGTCGAAAAGTCTAAAACGAATCAATTTATAATCACAACTCACTCAAACATTGTCGTGAAACACCTTGGGGGACAACTACAATCAAAACTGTTTAGAGTAACAATGAACTTTGAGAATAGAATCCCTACTTCAGTAGTAGAAGCTGTCAATGATTCACCAGAATCGCGCCTGCAAATACTAGAAGAGTTAGGATATGACTTCTTTGATTTTGATATTTGGTCTGCTTGGTTATTTCTTGAAGAGTCAACAGCGGAAAAAATCATTAGAGAGTATTTAATTCCTTGGTTTGCTCAAGAATTAGTGGGTAGACTTAGAACTTTCTCAGCTCGTTCATTGAGCGAAATTGAAAGCAAATTTGATTCCTTTAATAAATTATTTGTGTTCCTACACCTACAACCCCTCTACAGAAATTTAGCTTGGGTAATTGTTGACGGTGGGGCTCAAGAGAAAGGTTTAATTGAGAAACTACGAGCAACTTATCAAGCTGGTGGATGGAATCAAGATAATTTTTTGCAATTTTGTGAGCATGATTTTGAGAAATACTATCCACAGCAATTTCAGTCAGAGGTAGATAAAATCTTGGAAATGCCAAATGGCAGAGATAAACAAGCTTGTAAGGCAAAACTTCTTGGTAAAGTGGAATCTTGGATCAAGCAACAGTCAAGTGAAGCCAGAAAAGCCTTTGAAGGCTCAGCATCTGAGGTTATTCAAATATTGAAAGAGATAGAACACACTGTTGTTTCTTCCAAAGGCAATTAA
- a CDS encoding phage baseplate assembly protein V, whose amino-acid sequence MSTPLDEIFSLLHQSQRANQLALDQEGRAVYPYLAIVSDNNDPQNRRRIKCVSPHSPGIQTDWLRRLQSASGFDPPLPAVGQTVIVFSIDGAELNGWYLQVVNDTNPPLPKSSAQDDLYSQVPGRQDERTEGDRIVRVGKSLTFQNDAGASITLAANGNVVIQDAAGNSMNLAGGIAFSTSSLSVAGKQIATVGSVDSDGDTTISRGW is encoded by the coding sequence ATGTCCACGCCTCTAGATGAGATCTTTTCGCTGCTCCACCAGAGCCAGCGGGCGAATCAACTTGCCCTTGACCAAGAGGGGCGAGCGGTCTACCCCTACCTGGCTATTGTCAGCGACAACAACGACCCTCAGAACCGCAGACGAATTAAGTGTGTCTCGCCTCACTCACCGGGGATACAAACTGACTGGCTCAGACGCCTGCAGTCTGCATCTGGTTTTGACCCGCCGCTACCTGCTGTAGGTCAGACCGTTATTGTCTTCAGCATCGATGGCGCTGAGCTAAACGGGTGGTACTTACAGGTCGTAAACGACACCAACCCACCGCTGCCTAAGTCCTCCGCTCAAGACGACTTGTACAGCCAGGTACCCGGCAGGCAGGATGAGCGCACTGAGGGCGATCGCATTGTTAGGGTGGGCAAGTCTTTGACATTTCAGAACGACGCAGGAGCATCTATAACTCTGGCTGCTAATGGCAATGTAGTTATCCAAGATGCTGCGGGCAACAGCATGAACCTAGCGGGCGGTATTGCGTTCAGCACCAGCAGCTTGAGTGTAGCTGGGAAACAGATCGCAACCGTTGGGTCTGTTGACTCCGATGGAGACACAACTATTAGTAGAGGCTGGTAA
- a CDS encoding phage tail protein: protein MDTYSAWAGGRPVLSRLPGINDSYTGNEVADWLTDYPDSLLVGTKAKIDDLPRQLDPDNCDADWLDYLAPLCGWHGEYWDRAWPVTAKRTLLRNSYTLIWPSKGSQQVLSFVLTALGINHVIQQGQSFIIGVGQVGDPLGLVAWDYDIILPTSYYGRPEAKLTERINELFGPCWCSSEILYDDKYNILYEVLGYPSGNPEAPFILISTSTGVAIEV from the coding sequence ATGGATACATACAGTGCTTGGGCGGGTGGTCGCCCTGTTTTGTCGCGCCTGCCCGGGATAAATGATAGCTACACCGGCAACGAGGTCGCTGATTGGCTAACTGACTATCCAGACAGCCTGCTAGTAGGTACCAAGGCCAAGATTGACGACCTGCCGCGCCAGCTCGACCCCGATAACTGCGATGCTGACTGGCTGGACTACCTAGCTCCGTTGTGCGGGTGGCACGGCGAGTACTGGGATAGAGCTTGGCCAGTGACCGCAAAACGTACTCTGCTGCGGAATTCCTACACACTAATCTGGCCTAGCAAGGGTAGCCAGCAGGTGCTGAGCTTTGTACTCACTGCCTTAGGCATCAACCATGTCATCCAACAAGGCCAAAGCTTCATCATCGGCGTAGGCCAAGTGGGCGACCCCCTGGGGTTGGTTGCTTGGGACTACGACATAATCCTGCCTACCTCTTACTACGGCAGGCCCGAGGCCAAACTCACAGAGCGCATTAATGAGTTGTTTGGCCCCTGCTGGTGTAGCAGCGAAATTCTCTACGACGACAAGTACAACATCCTCTACGAGGTTCTAGGGTATCCCTCCGGTAACCCAGAAGCTCCTTTCATCCTCATCAGCACATCCACAGGCGTAGCCATCGAGGTGTAA
- a CDS encoding pentapeptide repeat-containing protein — MVLALVIYLPMWQVPNRVTDAKERADIENASRQTVIQGLGGLFFLVTTGLTLRSLRLTEENLQLTEDKQATELFSKAVEMLGNRKQVEVRLGGIYTLERIAKDSPEKLWIVIEVLAAFIRERAPLKAEEPSGGINEYVIPPPISQMIKDTDIEALMLIMPKIYLDPSSTTFKRLRGESDIQVALTAIVRLTQEKEVNQSLNFVETNLIRCNLSGANLHGADLRGANLYKSNLIRTDLSDARFSLAELNRADLSEANLSGAEFGVSTLKGAQLHRANLKGATFLNANLSGSECEQADFSGVGFYHGCLLQFVNFRGAKLVGTTFKDANLLYALFEDADLRDITWDDKTQWPSPKFLKGAKNIPKALKKQLGLTDSPDPQLEGDDKEPESPAESGEGNEPQP; from the coding sequence GTGGTGCTGGCGCTGGTTATCTATCTCCCAATGTGGCAAGTCCCCAATAGGGTTACTGATGCCAAAGAGAGAGCTGATATTGAGAATGCTAGCCGTCAGACAGTTATCCAGGGTTTAGGAGGCTTGTTCTTTCTCGTCACTACAGGATTGACTCTACGTAGCCTTAGGCTTACTGAAGAAAACCTTCAGCTTACTGAGGATAAACAGGCCACTGAGCTATTTAGTAAAGCCGTTGAGATGCTTGGAAATCGTAAGCAAGTGGAGGTCAGATTAGGCGGTATCTACACCTTAGAGCGAATAGCCAAAGACTCACCTGAAAAACTGTGGATAGTTATAGAAGTTTTAGCAGCATTTATACGAGAACGAGCACCCTTAAAAGCTGAAGAACCTAGCGGGGGAATAAACGAATATGTTATACCCCCTCCGATATCACAGATGATTAAGGATACGGATATAGAAGCCCTAATGTTAATAATGCCAAAGATTTATCTTGATCCGTCCTCTACTACTTTTAAACGTCTAAGAGGTGAGTCCGACATACAAGTTGCATTAACGGCAATCGTAAGACTTACCCAGGAAAAAGAAGTTAACCAAAGCCTTAATTTTGTTGAAACCAATTTAATACGCTGCAATCTTAGTGGTGCTAACCTTCATGGTGCTGACTTACGTGGGGCAAATCTCTATAAATCTAATCTGATTAGGACTGACCTTAGTGATGCCAGGTTTTCGTTGGCCGAACTCAACCGAGCTGACCTAAGCGAGGCTAATTTAAGTGGTGCCGAGTTTGGTGTTTCCACCCTAAAAGGCGCACAGCTTCATAGGGCTAACCTCAAAGGTGCCACTTTTTTGAATGCTAATCTCAGCGGATCCGAATGTGAACAGGCTGACTTTAGCGGGGTTGGCTTCTATCACGGATGTCTTCTGCAGTTTGTTAATTTTAGGGGAGCCAAATTAGTTGGCACGACGTTTAAAGATGCCAACTTGCTCTACGCATTATTTGAAGACGCTGACCTAAGGGATATTACTTGGGATGACAAAACTCAATGGCCCTCTCCTAAATTCCTTAAGGGTGCTAAGAACATCCCTAAGGCGCTAAAGAAGCAGCTAGGCCTGACTGACTCGCCGGACCCGCAGCTAGAGGGCGATGATAAAGAGCCAGAGTCCCCAGCGGAATCAGGAGAGGGCAACGAACCACAGCCCTAG
- a CDS encoding tail fiber protein, which produces MAVRPTLSTGDLWDENLANSAGRPILDGSDEYGHGDKVPDEWLSDDPSQIKSRFYGWRNRIQVTQGSGLQVTFTGATILLPTGARTSLSPGALNLPNNSSGFIFVSQTGAVTTGSSLPTICLPLAAYTTSGGTITNLEDLRYQLIEVVRPQTIDFTSQFSVGDVKWSARLNPENGWLRCDGTLFAQSAYPLLFSAIGTAFNIPGDTAGSFRVPDLRGRGAIGSGAGDGLTNRTLGQQVGAENHRLTVAELPSHGHGVLDSGHSHGVNDPGHVHALNDPGHRHVAGEGVLNQGTNFNVVGEEIVRLNGLGPQALHLTEVNGTGMSVVNNRSNIGIAGAGTGIAITAQGGSGAHNNMQPSTVLSAFIRAF; this is translated from the coding sequence ATGGCAGTAAGACCTACCCTTTCGACGGGCGACCTCTGGGACGAGAACCTGGCCAACTCTGCGGGCCGACCCATCCTTGATGGAAGTGATGAATATGGGCACGGCGATAAAGTTCCAGATGAATGGTTATCTGATGACCCCAGTCAGATTAAATCCCGCTTCTACGGCTGGCGTAATCGTATCCAGGTTACCCAGGGCAGTGGACTCCAAGTAACTTTCACAGGAGCCACCATCCTGCTGCCTACAGGTGCTCGCACCTCTCTATCACCAGGCGCGCTGAATCTACCCAATAACTCCAGCGGCTTCATCTTTGTTAGTCAAACTGGAGCGGTAACCACAGGCAGCAGCCTACCTACTATCTGCTTACCCTTAGCCGCGTACACGACCTCTGGCGGCACAATCACTAACCTTGAGGATTTACGTTATCAGCTCATCGAGGTTGTGCGACCCCAGACCATAGACTTTACCTCCCAATTCAGTGTGGGGGATGTGAAGTGGTCGGCCAGGTTGAACCCTGAGAACGGCTGGCTGCGATGCGATGGTACCTTGTTTGCTCAATCAGCCTACCCCCTGCTGTTTAGCGCTATTGGCACGGCATTTAATATCCCTGGGGACACGGCGGGCTCCTTCCGAGTACCTGATTTACGCGGCAGAGGTGCTATTGGCTCTGGAGCGGGGGATGGGTTGACTAACCGCACCTTGGGTCAGCAGGTCGGGGCTGAGAACCACCGATTAACTGTTGCTGAGTTGCCGAGTCACGGGCACGGCGTCTTAGACTCTGGTCACAGTCATGGCGTCAACGACCCCGGTCATGTTCACGCACTGAACGATCCTGGCCACAGGCACGTAGCAGGTGAGGGTGTTCTTAACCAAGGAACTAATTTCAACGTTGTCGGGGAGGAGATTGTCAGACTTAACGGGCTTGGGCCTCAAGCCTTACACCTGACTGAGGTGAATGGCACAGGGATGAGCGTGGTCAACAACCGCTCAAATATCGGGATTGCTGGTGCAGGTACTGGCATCGCCATCACAGCTCAAGGGGGTAGCGGAGCACACAACAACATGCAGCCCAGCACGGTGCTGAGCGCGTTCATTCGAGCATTTTAA